A genomic segment from Candidatus Korarchaeum cryptofilum OPF8 encodes:
- a CDS encoding transglutaminase-like domain-containing protein, producing MRDNELYFMRLELPTELSDLIRRGLLSEARELLRELIRGAEGDYRRRLEFELDRLRRWAIQYPYTEMEAYEIASKKIRDLSPEEFRDLISSGCVDHITLDGDLRIYERFLPNMMWLCPSLKDRSLEREDERRIREKEELSKRAREVIESRAYPLIFRFRAEITLRALPRGERLRVWLPVPRVSALHPEVRVISYSREPYISDEMHPQRTAYFELTSGSDDTVWIEYEAVCVPRRPMEEIPDDLRELDGEPEARHREERIPHITFSEDLKHLVSSLTEGLDALERARRIWDWVVENVRYTYVHDYALFDNISEFAFTKRRGDCGVQAILLITMLRLAGIPARWQSGWYANPVDWGMHDWAQFYLEPFGWVYADPSFGHPTEDWRKDFYFGGIEGFRLSFNSEISYPFDPPKESFRSDPVDSQVGEAEWDGGNIYYDMMDSKLHLLEVRRADIRWINHSISTRF from the coding sequence GTGAGGGATAACGAGCTCTACTTCATGAGGCTGGAGCTACCTACGGAGCTCTCCGATCTGATAAGGAGAGGACTCCTCTCAGAGGCCAGGGAGCTCCTAAGAGAGCTAATAAGGGGCGCTGAGGGAGATTATAGGAGGAGGCTCGAGTTCGAGCTAGATAGATTGAGGAGATGGGCTATACAGTATCCATATACGGAAATGGAAGCTTACGAAATTGCGAGTAAGAAGATAAGGGATCTCAGCCCGGAGGAATTTCGGGATCTCATATCATCGGGTTGCGTCGATCACATAACCTTGGATGGTGACCTCAGGATCTACGAGAGGTTCCTCCCCAACATGATGTGGCTCTGCCCCAGCCTGAAGGATAGATCGCTCGAGCGGGAGGATGAGAGGAGGATAAGGGAGAAGGAGGAGCTATCTAAAAGAGCTAGGGAGGTCATAGAATCTAGGGCTTATCCCCTGATCTTCAGGTTCAGGGCTGAGATCACTTTAAGGGCTCTTCCGAGGGGGGAGAGGTTGAGGGTCTGGCTCCCGGTCCCGAGGGTGAGCGCGCTCCATCCGGAGGTTAGGGTGATCTCATACAGCAGGGAGCCCTACATCTCAGATGAGATGCATCCCCAGAGGACCGCTTACTTCGAGTTGACAAGCGGATCTGATGATACCGTCTGGATAGAATACGAAGCCGTTTGCGTTCCCCGGCGACCCATGGAGGAGATACCAGATGACCTGAGGGAGCTCGATGGGGAGCCTGAAGCCAGGCATAGGGAGGAGAGGATCCCCCATATAACTTTCTCGGAGGACCTGAAGCATCTGGTCTCCTCACTCACTGAGGGGCTGGATGCACTGGAGAGAGCCAGGAGGATATGGGATTGGGTTGTGGAGAACGTGAGGTATACTTATGTGCATGATTACGCTCTATTCGACAATATAAGTGAGTTCGCATTCACTAAGAGGAGGGGGGATTGCGGGGTTCAGGCCATACTCCTCATAACGATGCTCAGGCTGGCAGGTATCCCAGCTAGGTGGCAATCGGGTTGGTACGCGAATCCAGTGGATTGGGGCATGCATGACTGGGCCCAGTTCTACTTGGAGCCCTTCGGCTGGGTCTACGCTGATCCGAGCTTCGGCCACCCGACAGAGGATTGGAGGAAGGATTTCTACTTCGGTGGGATAGAGGGGTTCAGACTCTCCTTCAACTCGGAAATAAGTTACCCTTTCGATCCCCCTAAGGAGAGTTTCAGATCGGATCCCGTGGACAGTCAAGTGGGAGAGGCTGAGTGGGATGGCGGGAACATTTACTATGATATGATGGACAGCAAGCTGCACCTCCTGGAAGTTAGGAGGGCCGATATTAGGTGGATAAATCATTCTATTTCCACTAGATTCTGA
- a CDS encoding ATP-dependent DNA ligase, producing MLLKELAELAMRIASTSSRRDKVSLVSDLIRRSDPEEAYKALLILTGRIFPPSDPRELNVSWATLWKVVSSLSGAEPTGVDAGELVKSIVERRGKRQTALLEEPLTVEEVYKILEAISEAEGPGSKGKREALLTIPFSRADPSEAWLLANAIVGETRLGLNEGLLIESIAQAYGLRKEDVERAVMVLGDPYEIVRRGGKLEFEPVLFRPLKPMLAQSSDSLRSAIEELGRCALEYKLDGVRVQVHKRGDEVRFFSRRMSDITKSLPDVSDQVRYGVRAGEAILEGELIAERDGRPLPFQILIRRFKRRQLDPRLIEEIPLKLYIFDLILLDGSSYLRKPYFERREKLEGLIEDPVSLVRSLITSDPDEGMDFMEEALREGHEGVIAKKLNSPYIPGVRGRYWLKVKETNSLDLVIVAAERGYGRRHRWYSDYYLAARDPESGEFLIVGKTFKGLTDEEFEWITQKLEELSIGKEGKLIRVRPRIVVEVSFNEIQRSPKYKSGFALRFARITRIRDDKSPEEADTIERVREIYEKQIRKFQL from the coding sequence GTGCTCCTCAAGGAGCTCGCTGAACTCGCGATGAGGATAGCTTCCACATCATCTAGAAGGGATAAGGTCTCCCTTGTCTCAGATCTGATAAGGAGGAGCGATCCTGAGGAGGCTTATAAGGCCTTACTAATCCTCACCGGCAGGATCTTCCCTCCATCAGATCCCAGGGAGCTGAACGTATCCTGGGCTACCTTGTGGAAGGTCGTCTCATCGCTCTCCGGAGCTGAGCCCACTGGAGTCGATGCCGGTGAGCTCGTCAAATCCATAGTTGAGCGGAGAGGCAAGAGGCAGACAGCGTTACTGGAGGAACCCCTGACCGTCGAGGAGGTCTATAAGATACTAGAAGCTATATCGGAGGCAGAAGGACCTGGATCGAAGGGGAAGAGGGAAGCACTGCTCACTATACCATTCTCAAGGGCAGATCCATCCGAAGCCTGGCTCCTGGCTAATGCTATAGTCGGGGAGACGAGATTGGGGCTCAATGAGGGGCTCCTGATAGAATCCATAGCTCAGGCTTACGGCTTGAGGAAGGAGGATGTGGAGAGGGCTGTCATGGTACTGGGGGATCCTTATGAGATAGTCAGGAGGGGAGGGAAGCTGGAATTCGAGCCAGTTTTATTCAGGCCCCTTAAACCGATGCTAGCTCAATCATCGGATAGTTTAAGGAGCGCTATAGAGGAGCTGGGGAGGTGCGCCCTCGAGTACAAGCTGGACGGTGTCAGGGTTCAGGTGCATAAGAGAGGAGATGAGGTCAGGTTCTTCAGCAGGAGGATGAGCGATATAACGAAGAGCCTCCCAGATGTCTCGGATCAAGTTAGATACGGCGTCAGAGCTGGGGAAGCGATCCTAGAGGGCGAACTAATAGCTGAGAGGGATGGGAGACCTCTGCCATTCCAGATCCTAATTAGGAGGTTCAAGAGGAGGCAATTGGATCCCAGGTTGATTGAGGAGATACCCTTGAAGCTTTACATCTTCGATTTGATTCTCCTGGATGGCTCCAGTTACCTCAGGAAACCCTATTTTGAGAGGAGGGAGAAACTGGAGGGCTTGATCGAGGATCCAGTCTCCTTAGTGAGGTCCTTGATAACATCGGATCCCGATGAGGGCATGGACTTCATGGAGGAAGCTCTGAGGGAGGGGCACGAAGGGGTGATCGCCAAGAAGCTGAACTCCCCTTACATACCTGGAGTCAGGGGGAGATACTGGCTGAAAGTGAAGGAGACAAATTCCCTGGATCTGGTGATAGTCGCAGCTGAGAGAGGATATGGGAGGAGGCACCGTTGGTACAGCGATTACTATTTAGCTGCGAGGGATCCGGAGAGCGGTGAGTTCCTGATAGTGGGCAAGACTTTCAAGGGGCTGACGGATGAGGAGTTCGAATGGATCACCCAGAAACTTGAGGAGCTATCGATAGGGAAGGAGGGGAAGCTCATTCGCGTGAGACCTAGGATAGTCGTGGAAGTGAGCTTCAATGAAATTCAGAGGAGCCCGAAGTATAAGAGCGGTTTCGCCCTTAGGTTCGCCCGTATAACTAGGATAAGGGATGATAAATCCCCTGAGGAGGCCGATACTATAGAGAGAGTGAGGGAGATCTATGAGAAGCAGATCAGGAAGTTTCAGCTTTAA
- a CDS encoding M20/M25/M40 family metallo-hydrolase: MSVIKFLSDLIKEPSPPGEEGGVASIIKEEISRLGVDEVRIDHIGNVIARVERSGDRLILLDAHMDTVPAGDRGAWRRDPFSGEVVNGHVYGRGSVDTKGSLAAMVYSIPLLSERGPDLVYAFVVHEEDHEGFGVRHVINSMEKPDLVILGEPTSLNIARGHRGRAEVLVEFRGRAAHSSMPELGVNCLYELCEYLEELKGVEMPSHPLLGSASVSPVRVDVSPGLIPMIPDYCALLLDRRTLPGESREYVEGQLRGRVVGRVLRCYTGYEEEVEAWFPAWINEGPLVSRLASELGAGIMIWRFGADGSYTAGEAGIETIGYGPGDQEAAHRPDEMVRVDEVERATRGYAKIVNSFSHVF; the protein is encoded by the coding sequence ATGAGTGTCATCAAGTTCCTCAGCGATTTGATTAAGGAACCCAGTCCCCCGGGTGAGGAGGGAGGGGTCGCATCTATCATCAAGGAGGAGATCTCGAGGCTCGGGGTCGATGAAGTGAGGATAGATCACATTGGGAATGTGATAGCTAGAGTAGAGAGATCCGGGGATCGCCTCATCCTTTTGGATGCTCACATGGATACGGTCCCGGCCGGGGATAGAGGAGCGTGGAGGAGGGACCCCTTCTCCGGGGAGGTGGTGAATGGTCACGTTTACGGGAGGGGCTCAGTGGATACGAAGGGCAGCTTAGCTGCGATGGTATACTCCATCCCCTTGCTCAGTGAGAGGGGTCCGGATCTCGTTTACGCTTTCGTGGTCCATGAGGAGGACCACGAGGGCTTCGGCGTCCGACATGTGATCAATTCAATGGAGAAGCCGGATCTCGTCATCCTGGGTGAGCCCACCTCTCTGAATATCGCTAGGGGGCACAGGGGGAGAGCGGAAGTGCTAGTAGAGTTCCGAGGAAGAGCAGCTCATTCCAGTATGCCCGAGTTAGGGGTTAACTGCCTTTATGAATTGTGCGAGTATTTGGAGGAGCTCAAGGGGGTTGAGATGCCCTCCCACCCCCTGCTGGGATCGGCTTCAGTGAGCCCGGTGAGAGTAGATGTTAGCCCTGGCCTCATACCAATGATACCGGATTATTGCGCTCTCCTGCTCGATAGGAGGACTCTGCCTGGAGAGAGCAGAGAGTATGTAGAGGGGCAGCTCAGGGGTAGAGTAGTCGGGAGGGTCCTGAGGTGCTACACTGGGTATGAGGAGGAAGTTGAAGCGTGGTTCCCAGCTTGGATAAATGAGGGACCTCTAGTGAGCAGGCTTGCCTCGGAGCTGGGGGCTGGTATCATGATCTGGAGGTTCGGGGCCGATGGCTCTTATACGGCCGGCGAAGCTGGAATCGAGACTATAGGCTATGGACCAGGGGATCAGGAAGCCGCTCACAGACCAGATGAGATGGTGAGGGTGGATGAAGTTGAGAGAGCCACCAGGGGTTACGCTAAGATCGTCAATTCCTTCTCCCATGTATTTTAA
- a CDS encoding aldo/keto reductase — MKYERLGRTNIKVSKIGLGTWQFGSSYWGWGKELDEDGAIKIIRRAIELGINFIDTAEMYGNGRSEEIIGKALKGLDRDEVVLATKVFPYPWRLTPHQVVKALRGSMRRLGVSRIDLYQIHWPSPIFPLKGALKALEGEVEEGRIGSIGVSNFSVKQLERARSYLSKVDIASNQIEYNLLKRGAEMDVIPYCLREGLSVIAYSPLAQGLLTGKYGPGRGPSNLKRRIFLALSYGKIDWDVVERLKERAEEMGLTPAQLAIAWVIRKEGVLAIPGAKSLEQLESNFSASKVNLDPSMEI; from the coding sequence TTGAAGTACGAGAGATTGGGCAGGACTAATATCAAGGTATCTAAAATAGGCTTGGGGACCTGGCAATTCGGATCTAGTTACTGGGGATGGGGGAAGGAGCTGGATGAGGATGGAGCGATAAAGATAATTAGAAGAGCTATTGAGCTCGGTATAAACTTCATAGATACTGCGGAGATGTACGGGAATGGGAGATCCGAGGAGATAATAGGGAAGGCACTGAAGGGTCTGGATAGGGATGAGGTAGTGCTCGCCACCAAAGTGTTCCCTTACCCCTGGAGGCTGACCCCTCATCAGGTGGTGAAAGCCCTCAGGGGGAGCATGAGGAGGCTGGGCGTGAGCAGGATAGACTTATACCAGATCCACTGGCCCAGCCCGATATTCCCGCTCAAAGGAGCCCTAAAGGCCCTGGAGGGGGAGGTGGAGGAGGGGAGGATAGGTAGCATAGGAGTGAGCAACTTCTCCGTCAAACAACTGGAGAGGGCCAGGAGTTACTTGAGCAAAGTCGATATAGCCTCTAACCAGATAGAGTACAATCTCCTCAAGAGGGGAGCTGAGATGGATGTGATACCTTACTGCCTCAGGGAGGGGTTGAGCGTGATAGCCTACAGCCCCCTGGCCCAGGGGCTCTTAACGGGGAAGTACGGGCCCGGGAGGGGCCCCTCAAATCTGAAGAGGAGGATATTCCTGGCCCTATCTTACGGTAAGATAGATTGGGATGTGGTAGAGAGGCTGAAGGAGAGGGCTGAGGAGATGGGACTGACGCCGGCCCAATTAGCTATAGCTTGGGTCATAAGGAAGGAGGGGGTTTTAGCTATACCCGGAGCTAAGAGCTTAGAACAGCTCGAGAGCAACTTCTCAGCATCTAAAGTGAATCTGGATCCATCGATGGAGATCTGA
- a CDS encoding DUF998 domain-containing protein, which produces MKILAGIVSLSIALMTIALCWALNPWFDFWKDAFSDFGVEKARFPWLYNGGLILSSIFLMLYSIGIYEASSHKLEALSSGLLITASIFLALIGLFPGGTEPHNFVSTWFFLQSFFGFSVLGIVISLKGDKIRGLLISIPSALSPIVALAIDLTSGWPSAAVAEASGISVLALSLFSSISHYLGRRKRPSSEAP; this is translated from the coding sequence ATGAAGATCCTAGCCGGCATAGTATCCCTCTCGATAGCCCTGATGACCATAGCCCTCTGCTGGGCCCTCAACCCATGGTTCGACTTCTGGAAGGATGCTTTCAGCGATTTCGGGGTTGAGAAAGCTAGATTTCCGTGGCTCTACAACGGGGGCCTCATCCTCTCTTCCATATTCCTCATGCTGTACTCCATAGGCATTTATGAGGCCTCCTCCCACAAGCTCGAGGCCCTCTCCTCGGGGCTCCTGATTACGGCATCCATCTTCCTAGCCTTAATAGGCCTCTTCCCAGGGGGCACGGAGCCCCACAATTTCGTATCCACATGGTTCTTCTTACAATCCTTCTTCGGATTTTCAGTTCTGGGAATCGTTATCTCACTGAAGGGAGATAAGATAAGGGGACTATTGATATCGATTCCCTCCGCTCTCTCCCCAATAGTAGCTCTAGCTATCGATCTCACTTCAGGTTGGCCATCCGCAGCTGTAGCTGAAGCCTCCGGTATATCGGTGCTAGCTCTCTCCCTATTCTCCTCGATCAGCCACTACTTGGGGAGAAGAAAGCGCCCATCTTCGGAGGCCCCTTGA
- a CDS encoding CoA-binding protein: MGIEDFMRSDNVVAVVGVSRNPEKWGYKLYKFFKGKYRKVYPINPAVEEIDGDKVYPNLRSLPEVPDVVDIVVPPNVAREIVKEAIEVGVRRIWFQPGSEDEEAIKMCEEAGIETVWGACLMESIIKGPPKMGAFFSPSSG, from the coding sequence ATGGGCATCGAGGATTTCATGAGGAGTGATAACGTTGTAGCAGTCGTCGGAGTATCTAGGAACCCGGAGAAGTGGGGTTACAAGCTCTATAAGTTCTTCAAGGGGAAGTACAGGAAGGTATATCCCATAAACCCAGCTGTGGAGGAGATAGATGGGGATAAGGTTTATCCGAACTTGAGGAGCCTCCCCGAGGTGCCCGATGTCGTCGATATAGTGGTCCCGCCTAATGTAGCTAGGGAGATAGTGAAGGAAGCTATAGAAGTGGGAGTGAGGCGTATCTGGTTCCAACCCGGATCCGAGGATGAGGAAGCTATAAAGATGTGCGAGGAAGCTGGTATCGAAACTGTCTGGGGAGCATGCCTTATGGAGAGCATTATCAAGGGGCCTCCGAAGATGGGCGCTTTCTTCTCCCCAAGTAGTGGCTGA
- a CDS encoding purine-nucleoside phosphorylase yields MLKISKHELAKRPYHILAKPGDVAERIVAVGDPKRADLISEELIEDAKLVNSNRGFNTYTGLFEGTRVTVATHGIGGPSAAIAVEELGMLGGKLILRLGTSGGLVEDLKVGDVVVALGASHSPGGTVGMYAPNLCYPAVADPEATLELKKALIDEGFNVKMGLVASSDSFHAEESNLPLWSSLGMIAVEMECATIFTVARLRGMRAGAALLVIDNLATGEFLEDKEERRELELKAAKGVLRALVRIPL; encoded by the coding sequence ATGCTCAAGATCTCCAAGCACGAGTTAGCTAAGAGGCCATATCATATCCTCGCGAAACCGGGGGATGTTGCTGAACGTATAGTAGCTGTCGGAGACCCTAAGAGGGCTGATTTGATATCGGAGGAACTTATCGAGGATGCTAAGCTAGTTAACAGTAACAGGGGCTTCAATACTTACACGGGCCTCTTCGAGGGCACTAGAGTTACTGTAGCTACGCACGGTATAGGTGGACCTTCAGCAGCTATAGCGGTTGAGGAACTGGGGATGCTCGGAGGTAAGCTCATACTGAGGCTCGGGACCTCAGGAGGGCTAGTGGAGGATCTCAAGGTCGGGGACGTAGTTGTAGCTCTAGGGGCTTCTCACTCCCCCGGGGGTACTGTGGGCATGTACGCACCCAACTTATGCTATCCAGCTGTCGCTGATCCGGAAGCGACTCTGGAGCTTAAGAAAGCCTTGATCGATGAGGGATTCAATGTTAAAATGGGGTTAGTAGCTTCTAGCGATTCCTTCCATGCAGAGGAATCTAACCTGCCTCTATGGAGCTCCCTAGGGATGATAGCCGTCGAGATGGAGTGCGCCACGATATTCACGGTAGCTAGGCTCAGGGGGATGAGGGCAGGAGCGGCTCTGCTGGTGATCGATAATTTAGCCACGGGCGAGTTTCTAGAGGATAAGGAGGAGAGGAGGGAGCTGGAGCTGAAGGCCGCTAAAGGGGTCCTGAGAGCTCTAGTCAGGATCCCCCTCTGA
- the speB gene encoding agmatinase — protein MLFGIPRSEDPKLCVLGIRWDGSSSYRRGSSKAPGFIREATSEEIYNSFSEDLVNLAEAWSYFDLGDIEGESFEDIVRAVEERVGSIYRGQKFLFLGGDHSITYATFRGLKRASGEKFGLIYFDAHPDCYEIYDGNRYSHACTVRRLLEEGYVDDVVMVGIRAATKQQMEFAEERGIRIFSVDDLDDFDARMERAYISFDIDVLDPAFAPGSSNPEPGGLSTRELIRAIKKLDLDLVAFDIVEVNPEFDHSGITCFAAAKIIREVLGKFAEL, from the coding sequence ATGCTGTTCGGCATCCCCAGATCTGAGGATCCTAAGCTCTGCGTCCTCGGGATAAGGTGGGATGGATCATCTTCTTACAGGAGGGGCTCCTCTAAGGCTCCGGGATTCATAAGGGAAGCCACATCCGAGGAAATTTACAATAGCTTCAGCGAGGATCTGGTGAACTTAGCTGAGGCCTGGAGCTATTTTGATCTGGGCGATATCGAGGGTGAGAGCTTCGAGGACATAGTCAGAGCTGTTGAGGAGAGAGTGGGCAGCATCTACAGGGGCCAGAAGTTCCTCTTCCTGGGGGGAGACCACTCAATAACTTACGCTACATTCAGGGGATTGAAGAGAGCTTCTGGTGAGAAATTCGGGCTTATATACTTCGATGCTCATCCGGATTGTTATGAAATTTACGATGGAAACAGATATTCTCATGCATGCACCGTGAGGAGGCTCCTGGAGGAGGGCTACGTTGATGATGTAGTGATGGTAGGGATAAGGGCTGCGACGAAGCAGCAGATGGAGTTCGCTGAGGAGAGGGGGATAAGGATATTCTCAGTCGATGATTTAGATGATTTCGATGCCCGCATGGAGAGGGCTTACATATCCTTCGATATCGATGTCCTAGACCCCGCATTCGCCCCCGGATCCAGCAACCCGGAGCCGGGTGGTTTGAGCACGAGGGAGCTGATAAGGGCGATAAAGAAGCTTGATCTCGACCTAGTTGCCTTCGATATAGTTGAGGTAAATCCTGAATTCGATCACTCTGGGATAACTTGCTTCGCTGCAGCTAAGATCATAAGGGAGGTGCTGGGTAAGTTCGCTGAGCTATGA